The Calditrichota bacterium genome contains a region encoding:
- a CDS encoding energy transducer TonB has translation MRKLLLIGLGFVFILSGCYLGGNVPPKLDKNSLVVIYPPEARAKRIEGKVGLTILIGKDGKVKEAQLAKTSGYPILDQAALQIARLARFKPAKIKGKPHEAWVGWTLIFQIKRQQVDPPKWKAQVLTLEKRIRHARGLKRDQLVQELFYRYKDFAEYLIDHPDRNYNKYILDVVARPIRKRWVLFKNTYSAPFILFDDFVARFPKSEYTPEARLYLEQYIEFAIKDLQSKNSGLSRGLHEKMIQQLTGYLQKIKQEISANPPKDSSLMVEDAGSRPVGVISRAN, from the coding sequence ATGAGAAAACTACTTCTGATAGGACTGGGTTTTGTTTTTATTCTTTCGGGATGCTATCTGGGAGGGAATGTTCCTCCCAAACTGGACAAAAACAGTCTCGTTGTAATTTATCCGCCGGAGGCCCGTGCCAAAAGAATAGAGGGTAAGGTGGGCTTAACCATATTAATTGGGAAGGATGGAAAGGTTAAAGAGGCCCAACTGGCAAAAACATCGGGCTACCCGATTTTGGACCAGGCGGCCCTTCAGATTGCACGTTTGGCGCGTTTTAAGCCCGCCAAAATAAAGGGAAAACCGCACGAAGCCTGGGTAGGATGGACGTTGATTTTCCAAATTAAAAGGCAGCAGGTCGATCCGCCAAAATGGAAGGCCCAGGTATTGACCTTGGAAAAAAGAATCCGGCACGCCCGCGGATTAAAACGGGATCAGCTTGTACAGGAGTTATTCTACCGGTACAAGGATTTCGCGGAGTACCTGATCGATCATCCGGATCGCAATTACAACAAATACATTCTGGATGTGGTCGCCCGTCCCATCCGGAAAAGGTGGGTTTTATTTAAAAATACCTATTCTGCGCCGTTTATCCTGTTTGACGATTTTGTGGCGCGTTTTCCCAAAAGTGAATATACACCTGAAGCCAGGCTTTATCTGGAGCAGTATATTGAATTCGCCATTAAAGATTTACAATCGAAGAATTCGGGGTTAAGCCGCGGCTTACATGAAAAGATGATTCAGCAACTAACAGGTTATTTGCAAAAAATCAAGCAGGAAATCTCGGCAAACCCGCCGAAAGATTCTTCTTTGATGGTCGAAGATGCAGGCAGCAGACCAGTCGGGGTAATTTCTCGCGCGAATTAA
- a CDS encoding HAMP domain-containing protein, translated as MKLLQSLSFRLFLLIFTILVLVFSFHTYMSIQLQTKQSMHHIILCARRISDLVKSSTHYSMLINRKQDIQNIVTTVGHEPDIENLSIINHDGEYIYTSNPLNEHKIVDMQSRVCIQCHSGPTPSISIPKKLNIINSLEGYRIAELTRPILNEPSCYNAACHAHPKEQQVLGLMNIQISLRDIDNATRHSIHILIFLSLISVTIIIFVLWLYIRREVIIPVQILHKGTREIGHGNLEYTISFPSKTEIGDLAHSFNQMTRRLREAQDEITQWSRTLESRVEEKSRELENAQQQMMHVEKMASLGKLSATVAHEINNPLAGILNYTKLIAKRIKKSDLSEEKQANILEELGIIESEIKRLGNIVKNLLTFARGSGEELIEYDINKIVEKSLLLVNHHFQMHNIRLETRYCTKACIVKCNPDHLKQALIAIYVNAVEAMSPNSDEEGGTLRVEVWKLEEQHRVQIRISDTGIGISKEDLPHIFEPFYSTKNKTSGVGLGLSVVYGIVKNHGGTIRVQSKIGEGTTFFIEFPSI; from the coding sequence ATGAAATTGTTGCAAAGCCTTAGTTTTCGTCTGTTCCTCTTAATCTTTACCATCTTGGTGCTGGTTTTTTCGTTCCACACCTATATGAGCATTCAATTGCAAACAAAACAATCCATGCACCACATCATCCTTTGTGCCCGCCGAATTTCTGATCTCGTTAAAAGCTCCACCCACTACAGCATGTTGATCAACCGAAAACAGGACATTCAGAATATTGTGACCACGGTGGGACATGAACCGGATATTGAAAATCTGTCGATTATAAACCACGACGGAGAATACATTTACACGTCGAATCCGCTAAACGAGCATAAGATCGTCGACATGCAGTCCCGGGTATGTATTCAATGCCATTCGGGCCCGACACCAAGCATTTCAATTCCCAAAAAGCTGAATATCATCAATTCCCTTGAAGGGTACCGAATTGCGGAACTCACGCGCCCCATTCTCAATGAACCCTCCTGCTACAATGCGGCCTGTCATGCTCATCCCAAGGAACAACAGGTGCTCGGGTTGATGAATATTCAAATTTCCTTACGGGATATTGATAACGCCACGCGGCACAGCATTCACATCTTGATTTTCTTGTCCCTCATTTCCGTTACCATTATCATTTTTGTCCTTTGGCTCTACATCCGGCGGGAAGTCATTATTCCGGTACAGATTCTTCACAAGGGCACCCGAGAAATTGGGCATGGTAATTTGGAATACACGATTTCTTTCCCGTCGAAAACGGAAATTGGTGATCTGGCCCATTCTTTCAATCAAATGACTCGCCGGCTGCGGGAAGCTCAGGACGAAATTACGCAGTGGTCGCGGACACTTGAGAGCCGTGTAGAAGAAAAAAGCCGCGAACTGGAAAATGCCCAGCAGCAAATGATGCACGTGGAGAAAATGGCATCCCTCGGCAAACTGTCTGCAACCGTTGCCCACGAAATCAACAACCCGCTGGCAGGGATTTTGAACTACACCAAACTCATCGCCAAAAGAATTAAAAAGAGCGATCTCTCTGAGGAAAAACAAGCGAATATTCTGGAAGAATTGGGCATTATTGAAAGTGAAATTAAGCGTCTCGGGAACATTGTTAAAAATCTTTTAACCTTTGCGCGGGGAAGTGGAGAAGAGCTCATTGAATATGATATTAATAAAATTGTTGAAAAAAGCCTTTTATTGGTAAATCATCATTTCCAGATGCACAATATCCGGCTCGAGACCCGATACTGCACAAAGGCCTGCATCGTCAAATGCAATCCCGACCATCTGAAACAGGCTCTTATTGCAATTTACGTAAATGCCGTGGAAGCCATGTCGCCAAATTCTGACGAAGAAGGAGGTACGCTTCGGGTGGAGGTTTGGAAGCTTGAAGAACAGCACCGGGTCCAAATTCGTATTTCCGACACCGGAATCGGCATCTCCAAAGAGGATCTCCCCCACATTTTTGAACCTTTTTACAGTACCAAAAATAAAACAAGTGGTGTGGGATTGGGACTCTCGGTCGTTTATGGAATTGTTAAGAACCATGGGGGGACCATCCGAGTACAATCAAAGATAGGAGAAGGTACGACCTTCTTCATTGAATTTCCGAGCATTTAA